Within bacterium, the genomic segment GTCCTTTATCGTCAACAGAAACAGAAACACCAAGATTAGCTAGATTAATTGCCTTCTCTATTGTCTGAGTTTGGCTTCTATCCCAAGGTGTAATTCTTATTGATCTTGAATCCTCAGTCACCAGACTTGCTACACCTGATAAGTGCATAATACTTCCATAAGAATCAACCTTAATACCATCAAGGAATGAAACTGTTGCTCTACCTGTTCTTATTCCTGACAACTCTTTAATAAGCCAATCTTCTGTGCCTTTTGTTTTTTGTTTAAATGATGAAAAATCGTATGCCATAATGTTTGTATAATACCATATTGAGTTGGTTAAGTAAAAGTTCAAATGCCCGGCCCCTCTAGAGGGGCCGGGCATTAATTGACGTACAAAACCTGCAGCTGACCAAATGAGATAAAACCAATCAAAATTCAGACAAATAAATACGGTCCTTTTTGTCGCACTTCAATCGTTTGATCTGCGAATTTTCAGCGCAAACCACAACTCTGAAACTATCCTGAAAAAAGCGAAGGTGAAC encodes:
- the frr gene encoding ribosome recycling factor; the encoded protein is MAYDFSSFKQKTKGTEDWLIKELSGIRTGRATVSFLDGIKVDSYGSIMHLSGVASLVTEDSRSIRITPWDRSQTQTIEKAINLANLGVSVSVDDKGLRVIFPELTGERRQQLAKIAKQKLEESKVALRRERGEISDDINTKKKDGELSEDDMMRAKTEMEKIVKECEAILEAHFAKKEKEIII